GTCGGTGCCGAGCTGTGCCCGGTCAACAACAAGCCCCACGCGGTCCAAAACGGATGACGCTGCGGCAACGGCTCCTGACGACAGACATCGATGACCGCGCCGGCCAAATGCCCGTCCTTAAGCGCCTCAACCAAATCAGCATCGACCACCGCCACCCCACGTCCTACGTTGATGAACAAACCACTGGGCTTGAATTTCGCAAACAGCTTCGCGTCATACAGGTCTTGGGTTTCAGGTGTATTAGGCAGCAAGTTGATAACGTAATCGACTTCGCCTACCAGACGTTCTAAATCAGCCAAACCGCCCACTTCGATGAAAGGTGATTGGGTTCGCGACGTAGATGCAATACCGTACAACTCAACGCCGAACGGCAGCAAAAAATGCGCAACGCTAAGGCCAATATCGCCCGCGCCAACAATTAATGCTTTGCGCCCCGACAGGCTGTGGCTCAAGCGGCTGTCCCATTTTCGCTCG
The nucleotide sequence above comes from Pseudomonas sp. AB6. Encoded proteins:
- a CDS encoding D-2-hydroxyacid dehydrogenase, with the protein product MRVLIAEHDYPVYTQLLRQWAPDIEVMSTGDGAELSRMAEQCPVWLGAPDLLATLLRQGHTPQWLQSTWAGITPLLAEGLPQAYRLTRAVGIFGQVMAEFVLTYMLGHEREVLARLVSQVERKWDSRLSHSLSGRKALIVGAGDIGLSVAHFLLPFGVELYGIASTSRTQSPFIEVGGLADLERLVGEVDYVINLLPNTPETQDLYDAKLFAKFKPSGLFINVGRGVAVVDADLVEALKDGHLAGAVIDVCRQEPLPQRHPFWTAWGLLLTGHSSAPTSPAAMVRLFLENVKAFEAGETLRGEVDFSRGY